A region from the Cannabis sativa cultivar Pink pepper isolate KNU-18-1 chromosome 9, ASM2916894v1, whole genome shotgun sequence genome encodes:
- the LOC115722469 gene encoding cytochrome b5, whose amino-acid sequence MGSDGKVFTLAQVSEHSTPKDCWLIINGKVYDVTKFMEDHPGGDEVLLSATGKDATDDFEDVGHSDSARDMMNEYYVGEIDASTIPKKVTYTPPKQPYYNQDKTSEFIIKLLQFLVPLAILGIAVGIRFYTKAT is encoded by the exons ATGGGTAGTGATGGAAAGGTCTTCACTTTGGCCCAAGTTTCTGAACACAGCACACCAAAGGACTGTTGGCTAATCATTAATGGCAAG GTGTATGATGTGACAAAGTTTATGGAGGACCACCCCGGTGGTGATGAGGTTTTGTTGTCAGCAACTG GAAAGGATGCAACAGATGATTTCGAGGATGTTGGTCACAGCGATAGTGCCAGAGACATGATGAACGAATACTACGTAGGAGAGATCGACGCCTCAACTATCCCGAAGAAGGTCACATATACACCACCAAAACAGCCTTACTACAATCAAGACAAGACATCCGAGTTTATAATCAAACTTCTGCAGTTCTTAGTTCCCCTTGCAATCTTGGGTATAGCCGTTGGCATTCGGTTTTACACCAAAGCAACCTAA
- the LOC133031005 gene encoding uncharacterized protein LOC133031005: MTWDNHRSGSKHVKSALDKGIMNGNWIHLFPKVIISSSQTTNSDHRPLFLDTSGHPTKFKRFFKFEEGWTRDDRSKLVVANAWDSKLPAGARDWKKECDIHRSLNETLTRKALHWKQRARISWLKEGDRCSKIFFLSAAIRGRRNAIERSDTGQNLDCGHLFPGRLSLEDQEGTLLCPSRDEIKSTLFAMSNHKAPGPDGMLSWRFIDHALECFGFPQKLRNWVTQCISTTTLNICLNGGQVGKIMPSCGLRQGDPLSSYLFICAAEILSRLLEKALGRRNIQGIKLSRGGLVLSHLFFVDDLILVGRANLNEAKWFWECLERFCSWSGQKVNKLKTSIFFNKNTPNGMRRGIKEALGIDCPEGVIKYMGLPLFRSRQKDADFNFILDHITSKLQGWKAKTSSKAGRATLIKSVGLAMPIYAMQTTKLSSRLVKRINVLVRDFWWGFEKGNHGLHLKAWDKLCLPKSLGGLGFRKTEEMNLAFLAKWGWNILKGSQSLCCKILEAKYLKGKDFLSCRYKDSNS, from the exons ATGACGTGGGATAACCACAGGTCTGGTAGTAAACATGTGAAGTCTGCTCTCGATAAAGGCATTATGAATGGAAATTGGATTCACCTGTTCCCTAAAGTTATTATCAGCTCCTCTCAGACTACTAATTCAGATCACAGACCGTTATTCCTAGATACTAGTGGCCACCCTACAAAGTTTAAgagattttttaaatttgaagaGGGTTGGACGAGGGATGATAGAAGTAAACTGGTGGTTGCCAATGCTTGGGACTCG AAACTACCAGCGGGAGCCCGAGATTGGAAGAAGGAATGTGACATTCATCGATCTCTAAACGAAACTTTGACCAGAAAGGCTCTCCATTGGAAGCAGCGAGCGAGAATCTCTTGGCTCAAGGAAGGTGATAGATGTTCTAAAATTTTCTTCCTTTCTGCTGCTATTAGAGGAAGGAGAAATGCCATCGAGA GGTCTGACACTGGCCAGAATTTGGATTGTGGGCATTTATTCCCAGGGAGGCTATCTTTAGAGGACCAGGAGGGGACCCTTCTCTGCCCTTCTCGGGATGAAATCAAGAGTACTCTGTTTGCCATGAGTAACCATAAGGCCCCGGGGCCGGATGGAAT GCTTAGTTGGAGATTCATTGATCATGCCCTTGAGTGTTTTGGGTTCCCTCAGAAGTTGCGCAATTGGGTTACACAGTGCATCTCCACCACTACTCTAAATATTTGCCTGAATGGGGGGCAGGTGGGGAAGATTATGCCCTCGTGTGGCCTGCGCCAGGGCGATCCCCTATCCTCATATCTATTCATCTGTGCTGCGGAAATCTTATCAAGACTATTGGAAAAGGCTCTTGGGAGAAGGAATATTCAGGGAATTAAACTAAGTAGAGGTGGTCTGGTTCTATCACATTTGTTCTTTGTTGATGACCTTATCTTGGTCGGTAGGGCCAATTTAAATGAAGCTAAGTGGTTTTGGGAGTGCCTGGAGAGGTTTTGCTCTTGGTCTGGACAGAAAGTTAATAAGCTTAAAACGTCAatctttttcaataaaaataccCCTAATGGTATGAGAAGAGGTATCAAGGAAGCGCTGGGTATCGATTGTCCAGAGGGGGTTATAAAATACATGGGATTACCTCTATTCAGATCTAGACAGAAGGATGCTGATTTCAACTTTATCCTGGACCACATCACCTCTAAATTACAGGGTTGGAAGGCTAAGACTTCATCTAAGGCTGGCCGAGCTACCCTCATCAAGTCTGTGGGTCTGGCGATGCCTATCTATGCCATGCAAACCACGAAATTATCTAGTCGGCTGGTCAAGAGGATTAATGTTTTAGTCAGAGATTTTTGGTGGGGTTTCGAGAAAGGGAATCATGGACTACATCTAAAAGCTTGGGATAAGCTGTGCCTACCTAAGTCTTTGGGCGGTTTAGGTTTTAGGAAAACAGAAGAAATGAACCTGGCTTTCTTGGCCAAGTGGGGTTGGAACATATTGAAAGGTAGTCAGTCGTTATGCTGTAAAATTTTGGAAGCCAAGTATCTAAAAGGGAAAGACTTTCTCAGTTGTAGATACAAAGACTCGAATTCCTAG